Proteins encoded by one window of Bactrocera oleae isolate idBacOlea1 chromosome 4, idBacOlea1, whole genome shotgun sequence:
- the LOC106624981 gene encoding uncharacterized protein encodes METTVPEAPQLVKVKLIPAHTLEERKRHIVANVVLEGRTSVVPYMDDAVSIGKVTQTQLLGATAVPKSSHRRLRFYSVGPRTYHTKCPLCQQHGDAAVMRAAGLKDATCCLSTLSCFFPIFWLCCVCTWCGCNREWTTKGIYCSKCGGKLGIQQRPK; translated from the exons ATGGAAACCACTGTTCCAGAAGCCCCACAGCTGGTGAAGGTCAAACTGATACCGGCTCATACGTTGGAGGAGCGCAAGCGACACATTGTGGCCAATGTGGTATTGGAGGGTCGTACCTCCGTAGTGCCTTACATGGATGACGCCGTCAGCATCGGTAAAGTGACACAAACACAATTGCTCGGGGCCACAGCAGTGCCGAAGAGTAGCCACAGGCGTTTGCGCTTCTACTCCGTGGGTCCGCGTACATATCACACCAAATGTCCACTGTGTCAGCAGCACGGCGATGCGGCTGTGATGCGTGCGGCGGGCTTAAAGGATGCCACCTGTTGTTTGTCAACATTGTCGTG CTTTTTCCCGATCTTCTGGCTCTGCTGCGTTTGCACCTGGTGCGGCTGTAATCGTGAGTGGACCACGAAAGGTATTTACTGCAGCAAATGTGGCGGCAAATTGGGCATACAACAAAGGCCGAAATGA
- the LOC106626166 gene encoding uncharacterized protein, whose translation MMSESNSTPTTPAIEDSNNTPAAADKNAKKPLSEKELKEQQIYNNFATPLIGTYLNLPQDSVMLKCPACGIVEMSQVENDMKWWATEINRFVGCLWVTFCCCCCMDYFIPCKQTDRNHYCKNCGCYFGRAMKHSAIKPKKLVAKS comes from the exons ATGATGTCGGAATCCAACTCCACGCCAACTACACCCGCGATCGAAGACAGCAACAACACACCTGCCGCGGCGGATAAAAATGCCAAGAAGCCTTTGTCTGAGAAGGAGCTGAAGGAGCAGcagatttataataatttcgcCACACCACTCATTGGCACTTACCTCAATTTGCCACAGGATTCGGTAATGTTAAAATGTCCTGCTTGCGGCATTGTTGAAATGTCACAAGTCGAAAATGATATGAAATGGTGGGCGACGGAGATCAATCGCTTCGTCGGCTGTTTGTGGGT CacattttgttgctgctgctgcatgGACTACTTTATACCATGTAAACAAACGGATCGCAATCATTATTGCAAGAATTGCGGTTGCTACTTTGGACGCGCTATGAAGCACTCAGCAATCAAACCTAAAAAGCTGGTCGCCAAGTCATGA